A part of Oncorhynchus clarkii lewisi isolate Uvic-CL-2024 chromosome 17, UVic_Ocla_1.0, whole genome shotgun sequence genomic DNA contains:
- the LOC139370101 gene encoding N-sulphoglucosamine sulphohydrolase-like, whose protein sequence is MAVGHDVIVLLLAVICCVVECKKRNVLLIIADDAGFETSVYNNTVVRTPHLAALGRRSLVFQNAFTSVSSCSPSRSTILTGLPQHQNGMYGLHQGVHHFNSFDGVQSLPLLLGQANIRTGIIGKKHVGPGPVYPFDFAYTEENNSVLQVGRNITRIKLLVRKFFQTQRKEEEERPFFLYVAFHDTHRCGHSQPQYGAFCEKFGNGQSGTGRIPDWKPEYYTPDQVKVPHFVPDTPVARADLAAQYTTVSRLDQGIGLVLAELREAGYENDTLVIYSSDNGIPFPNGRTNLYGSGTAEPMLVSSPEHRERWGGTSQAYVSLLDITPTLLDWFSIPYPSYFLPGTPTTPVSLTGRSLLPALVSEPSPAAWHTVYASQSLHEVTMYYPIRSIHQGAYRLLHNLHYRMPFPIDQDFYVSPTFQDLLNNTLTGQPTGWFKTLQQYYYRDRWELFDLRSDPEEAVNLAGDPALAPVLESLRDRLLKWQWATGDPWVCGPDAVLEDKLEPHCRPLYNGL, encoded by the exons cGGACGACGCAGGCTTCGAGACGTCGGTCTATAACAACACCGTGGTCCGCACGCCTCACCTAGCCGCTCTGGGTCGACGCAGCCTGGTGTTCCAGAATGCCTTCACCTCCGTCAGTAGCTGTTCTCCCAGCCGATCCACCATACTGACAGGCCtgccacag CATCAGAATGGTATGTACGGCCTGCACCAGGGAGTCCATCACTTCAACTCGTTTGACGGAGTACAAAGCCTACCTTTACTGCTGGGCCAAGCTAACATACGCACAG GGATCATTGGGAAGAAACACGTAGGCCCTGGTCCTGTCTATCCCTTTGACTTCGCCTACACAGAGGAAAACAACTCTGTACTTCAG gTGGGTCGGAATATCACCCGGATCAAACTACTGGTCAGGAAGTTCTTCCAGACCcagagaaaggaagaggaagagagaccgTTCTTCTTGTATGTGGCGTTCCACGACACCCACCGCTGTGGCCATTCCCAGCCGCAGTACGGAGCATTCTGTGAGAAGTTTGGGAACGGCCAGAGTGGAACGGGGAGGATTCCAGATTGGAAGCCAGAATACTACACCCCAGACCAAGTCAAG GTGCCCCACTTCGTCCCAGACACCCCTGTAGCGAGAGCTGATTTGGCTGCCCAGTACACTACAGTTAGCAGACTGGACCAGG GTATTGGTCTGGTGCTGGCTGAGTTGAGGGAGGCTGGTTATGAGAATGACACCTTGGTGATCTACAGCTCTGATAACGGTATCCCTTTCCCCAACGGACGCACCAACCTGTACGGATCAGGCACCGCAGAACCCATGTTGGTGTCATCACCtgaacacagggagagatggggagggaccaGCCAGGCCTACGTCAGCCTACTGG acatcACCCCCACCTTACTGGACTGGTTCTCCATCCCGTACCCCTCATACTTCCTCCCGGGCACCCCCACCACCCCTGTCAGCCTCACAGGccgctccctcctccctgcccttGTCTCCGAACCCTCACCTGCCGCCTGGCACACCGTCTACGCCAG CCAGTCCCTCCATGAGGTGACCATGTACTACCCTATCCGCTCCATCCACCAGGGGGCGTACCGCCTGCTCCACAACCTCCACTACCGCATGCCCTTCCCCATAGACCAGGACTTCTACGTCTCTCCCACCTTCCAGGACCTGCTGAACAACACCCTGACCGGACAGCCCACAGGCTGGTTCAAGACCCTGCAACAATACTACTACAG GGACCGCTGGGAGCTTTTTGACTTGCGGTCGGACCCAGAGGAGGCTGTGAACCTGGCTGGGGACCCGGCTCTCGCCCCGGTCCTGGAGAGCCTCAGAGACAG GCTGCTGAAGTGGCAGTGGGCCACTGGGGATCCGTGGGTCTGTGGACCAGACGCTGTGCTGGAGGACAAACTGGAACCACACTGTCGACCGCTCTACAACGGACTCTGA